A genomic window from Flavobacterium johnsoniae includes:
- a CDS encoding YpdA family putative bacillithiol disulfide reductase, with protein sequence MTESTYDLIIVGGGPIGLACAIEAEKKNLKYLIIEKGAIVNSIFNYPLYMTFFSTAERLEIGEIPFNCLAPKPGRQEALEYYRNIHRYFKFNINLFEKVIDVQKENGVFQIKTDKQNYSSKNVVIATGFYDIPIEMNVLGESLPKVRHYYKEAHEYAFRKVLVVGANNSSVDAALECWRKGAEVTMVIRKNEINNRVKYWVKPDIENRIEEGSIKAYFESNITEIRENEVEIETPNGKITIENDFVLALTGYKPDLNFLENIGIQLSDDELKIPNYNPETMETNIEGLFLAGVVCGGMQTHKWFIENSRIHANMIVDYITSK encoded by the coding sequence ATGACAGAATCAACATACGACCTTATTATTGTAGGAGGTGGACCAATTGGTTTGGCTTGTGCGATAGAAGCAGAAAAGAAAAATCTGAAATATTTAATTATTGAAAAAGGAGCAATTGTAAACAGTATTTTCAATTATCCGTTGTATATGACTTTTTTTTCAACAGCAGAAAGATTAGAAATTGGAGAAATTCCGTTTAATTGTTTAGCGCCAAAACCTGGGCGTCAGGAAGCTTTAGAATATTACAGAAATATTCACCGTTATTTTAAATTCAATATCAATTTGTTTGAAAAAGTTATTGATGTTCAAAAAGAAAATGGTGTTTTTCAAATTAAAACCGATAAGCAAAACTATTCATCTAAAAATGTAGTAATTGCAACTGGCTTTTATGATATTCCGATTGAAATGAATGTTTTAGGTGAAAGCCTTCCGAAAGTTCGTCATTATTATAAAGAAGCTCACGAATATGCTTTTAGAAAAGTTTTAGTTGTGGGAGCCAATAATTCTTCTGTAGATGCAGCTCTGGAATGTTGGAGAAAAGGCGCCGAAGTAACAATGGTTATTCGTAAAAACGAAATCAACAATCGTGTGAAATATTGGGTAAAACCAGATATAGAAAACCGTATTGAAGAAGGAAGTATAAAAGCTTATTTTGAATCTAATATTACTGAAATTAGAGAAAATGAGGTTGAGATTGAAACTCCTAACGGAAAAATTACAATTGAGAATGATTTCGTTTTGGCTTTAACTGGCTACAAACCGGATTTAAATTTCTTAGAAAACATCGGAATTCAACTTTCTGATGATGAATTGAAAATTCCAAATTATAATCCAGAAACTATGGAAACAAATATTGAAGGATTATTTCTTGCGGGCGTTGTCTGTGGCGGAATGCAAACACATAAGTGGTTTATTGAAAATTCAAGAATTCACGCTAATATGATTGTGGATTATATCACTTCGAAATAA
- a CDS encoding CYTH domain-containing protein: MVEIERKFLVKSNDFKNQAFAQNQIAQGYLSSVPERTVRVRIKGNKGFITIKGIGQSGGMSRFEWENEIPIDEAQELLKLCEKGKIEKTRYEIKAGIHVYEVDEFYGENEGLVMAEIELNSEDEAFEKPEWLGEEVTNDQRYYNAYLSKNPFKDWQK, encoded by the coding sequence ATGGTCGAAATAGAAAGAAAATTTCTTGTAAAATCTAACGACTTCAAGAATCAAGCTTTTGCTCAGAATCAAATTGCTCAAGGTTATTTAAGTTCTGTTCCTGAACGCACTGTTAGAGTGAGAATTAAAGGAAATAAAGGCTTTATAACCATAAAAGGTATCGGTCAAAGCGGCGGTATGTCTCGTTTCGAATGGGAAAATGAAATTCCAATTGATGAAGCGCAAGAGCTTTTGAAACTTTGCGAAAAAGGAAAAATTGAAAAGACTCGCTATGAAATTAAAGCAGGAATTCATGTTTATGAAGTAGACGAATTTTACGGCGAGAATGAAGGCTTAGTTATGGCAGAAATTGAATTAAATTCTGAAGATGAAGCTTTTGAAAAACCAGAATGGCTTGGTGAAGAAGTAACAAACGACCAAAGATATTACAACGCCTATTTGAGCAAGAATCCTTTTAAAGACTGGCAAAAATAA
- a CDS encoding OmpA family protein has product MSKKALYLLGIAITIILGTFLYLKFCCNCSDKTTTDDAPKIVSPAVQEPNFVPFVLNGSGIEYQTHDNLKFLKNSAILVMPVSDSVTTGIEKLKAFLSSNPKQKVTITGYATSDEKNTTTFENLGLARANDVKNYFVSKGMSENQFNTKGEILDNWKMSADTLLGPADYSFDAIDSTSAVSNESSALRDKINADPLILHFNTNQSRLNLTDAEKQKITAISQYLEQVKDAVVLVVGHSDNVGNRDSNIILGQKRADFSKNYLSKNGIDAARIETSSKGPDEPIGDNNTSEGKAENRRTVITIK; this is encoded by the coding sequence ATGTCTAAAAAAGCACTTTATCTATTAGGCATTGCGATAACCATTATTTTAGGTACATTTTTATATCTAAAATTCTGCTGCAACTGCTCTGACAAAACAACAACAGATGATGCTCCTAAAATAGTTTCCCCAGCTGTTCAAGAGCCAAATTTTGTTCCGTTTGTATTAAATGGTTCGGGAATTGAATATCAAACACATGATAATCTCAAGTTCCTTAAAAACAGCGCCATTCTCGTAATGCCTGTAAGCGATTCTGTAACAACTGGTATCGAAAAATTGAAAGCTTTCTTGTCTTCAAACCCGAAACAAAAAGTAACAATAACCGGTTATGCCACATCTGACGAGAAAAACACTACTACTTTTGAAAATCTTGGATTGGCGAGAGCAAATGATGTCAAGAATTATTTTGTTTCAAAAGGAATGTCGGAAAACCAATTCAATACAAAAGGAGAAATTCTAGACAACTGGAAAATGAGTGCAGATACTCTTCTTGGACCTGCTGATTATTCATTTGATGCAATTGACTCTACTTCAGCTGTTAGTAACGAATCGAGTGCATTAAGAGATAAAATTAATGCAGATCCTTTAATTCTTCATTTTAATACAAATCAATCCCGACTAAATTTAACTGATGCGGAAAAGCAAAAAATTACTGCAATTTCTCAATACTTAGAACAAGTCAAAGACGCTGTTGTTCTAGTTGTAGGGCATTCAGATAATGTCGGAAATCGTGATTCTAACATCATTTTAGGTCAAAAAAGAGCTGATTTTTCTAAAAATTATCTTTCTAAAAACGGTATTGATGCGGCAAGAATTGAAACTTCTTCTAAAGGTCCAGATGAACCTATCGGCGATAACAATACTTCTGAAGGCAAAGCAGAAAACCGAAGAACTGTCATTACAATTAAATAA